Proteins encoded together in one Ictidomys tridecemlineatus isolate mIctTri1 chromosome 3, mIctTri1.hap1, whole genome shotgun sequence window:
- the Engase gene encoding cytosolic endo-beta-N-acetylglucosaminidase isoform X3: MEDGFNVALEPLGCRQPPLSSHRPRTLLCHDMMGGYLDDRFIQGSAVQNPYSFYHWQYIDIFVYFSHHTVTIPPVGWTNAAHRHGVCVLGTFITEWNEGARLCEAFLAGEERSYQAVADRLVQIAQFFHFDGWLINIENSLSLAAVRNTPLFLRYLTTQLHRQVPGGLVLWYDSVLQSGSLKWQDELNEHNRVFFDSCDGFFTNYNWREEHLERMLGQAGERLADVYVGVDVFARGNVIGGRFDTDKSLELIRKHGFSAALFAPGWVYECLEKADFFQNQDKFWSLLQRFLPTHSICSLPFVTSFCLGMGTRRVCYGQEQAVGPWYHPSAQETQPLFGEHKLPGDGGGWVKIHCCLADAWHGGSSLLVQGVIPPEVGNVAVRLFSLQVPVPPRIFLSLVYKLEGPSDVGVALELTTGDAGGCHIGSISVLNAETGFRQSLQPLQVPPTKLARWAGHCGQPLSGGWIQRCYEVSLRGCLLQDLFVNFSRPPGSPKEESFACRLGEIQVVDADSLLAPLHQVQDVTVSQVRWQQPAPVLEGRPVRLRLSCLLHWSYLLLQVRCFRVHCWEGTRSDSPSREPPGPEKPTFLGLAFANQYRVVDLVVEAAGPGQDGRVEFLVEPVPREGFLVPQAEWGRAALLYSSPR, translated from the exons ATGGAAGATGGCTTCAATGTGGCCCTGGAGCCCTTGGGGTGTCGTCAGCCCCCACTGAGCAGCCATAGGCCCCGGACCCTTCTGTGCCATGACATGATGGGCGGGTACCTGGACGACAG GTTTATTCAGGGCTCAGCGGTGCAGAATCCCTACTCCTTCTACCACTGGCAGTACATTGACATCTTTGTGTACTTCAGCCATCACACGGTCACCATCCCCCCCGTGGGCTGGACCAATGCTGCCCACAGGCACGGGGTCTGTGTGCTGG GGACTTTTATCACGGAGTGGAATGAGGGGGCCCGGCTCTGCGAAGCCTTCCTGGCGGGGGAGGAGCGCTCCTACCAGGCGGTGGCCGACCGGCTGGTCCAGATTGCTCAGTTTTTTCATTTCGATGGCTGGCTGATCAACATAGAAAACTCTCTGAGT CTGGCCGCTGTGAGGAACACACCTCTTTTCCTGCGGTACCTGACCACTCAGCTGCACCGTCAGGTCCCAGGGGGCCTGGTGCTCTGGTACGACAGTGTGCTGCAAAGTGGGAGCCTCAAATGGCAGGATGAGCTCAATGAGCACAACAG GGTCTTCTTTGATTCTTGTGACGGCTTTTTCACCAACTACAACTGGCGGGAAGAACACCTGGAGCGGATGCTGGGCCAGGCGGGGGAGCGCCTGGCCGACGTGTACGTGGGTGTGGATGTGTTTGCCCGCGGGAATGTGATTGGAGGCCGATTTGACACGGACAAG TCACTGGAGCTGATCCGAAAGCATGGCTTCTCCGCAGCGCTGTTTGCCCCTGGCTGGGTGTATGAGTGTCTGGAGAAGGCGGATTTCTTCCAGAACCAGGACAA GTTCTGGAGTTTGCTGCAACGCTTCCTGCCCACACATAGCATCTGCTCCCTGCCCTTCGTCACATCTTTCTGCCTGGGCATGGGGACACGGAGAGTCTGCTATGGCCAG GAGCAGGCCGTGGGGCCCTGGTACCACCCGAGTGCCCAGGAGACACAGCCCCTGTTTGGGGAACACAAGCTGCCCGGGGACGGCGGGGGCTGGGTGAAGATACACTGCTGCCTGGCGGATGCCTGGCACGGGGGCAGCTCCCTGCTGGTCCAGGGGGTGATCCCGCCTGAAGTTGGCAATGTGGCTGTGAG GTTGTTTTCCCTGCAGGTCCCCGTGCCACCCAGAATATTTCTGTCCTTGGTGTATAAGCTCGAAGGGCCCTCAGATGTCGGGGTTGCTTTGGAGCTCACTACAGGGGATGCTGGCGGCTGTCACATTGGCAGCATCTCAGTGCTGAATG CAGAGACAGGTTTCAGGCAGAGCCTCCAACCCCTCCAGGTACCCCCCACCAAGCTGGCCAGATGGGCAGGCCACTGTGGCCAGCCGCTCAGCGGGGGCTGGATCCAGCG CTGCTACGAGGTGAGCCTACGTGGGTGCCTCCTGCAGGACCTCTTTGTGAACTTCTCACGGCCTCCGGGAAGCCCGAAGGAGGAGAGCTTCGCATGCCGCCTTGGCGAGATCCAG GTGGTGGATGCTGACAGCCTGCTGGCCCCTCTGCACCAGGTGCAGGACGTCACTGTCTCCCAGGTCCGATGGCAGCAGCCCGCCCCTGTACTGGAGGGCCGACCGGTCCGGCTCAGGCTCAGCTGCCTGCTGCACTGGTCCTACCTCCTCCTCCAGGTGCGGTGCTTCCGAGTCCACTGCTGGGAGGGGACTAGAAGTGACTCTCCCAGCAGAGAGCCTCCAGGGCCAGAGAAGCCCACATTCCTGGGCCTGGCTTTTGCCAACCAGTACCGGGTGGTGGACTTGGTGGTGGAGGCTGCTGGACCTGGCCAGGATGGCCGTGTGGAGTTCCTGGTGGAGCCTGTCcccagggagggcttcctggtgCCTCAGGCGGAGTGGGGCAGGGCGGCCCTGCTCTATTCCTCCCCACGGTGA
- the Engase gene encoding cytosolic endo-beta-N-acetylglucosaminidase isoform X2 — MEASTVLTRATARRLRQGPAAPEAMARKEPDRLPRRQRRPGRRIKEDQEAAAVFREVVSFTPDPLPVRYYDKDTTEPISFYFSSLEELLAWTPHMEDGFNVALEPLGCRQPPLSSHRPRTLLCHDMMGGYLDDRFIQGSAVQNPYSFYHWQYIDIFVYFSHHTVTIPPVGWTNAAHRHGVCVLGTFITEWNEGARLCEAFLAGEERSYQAVADRLVQIAQFFHFDGWLINIENSLSLAAVRNTPLFLRYLTTQLHRQVPGGLVLWYDSVLQSGSLKWQDELNEHNRVFFDSCDGFFTNYNWREEHLERMLGQAGERLADVYVGVDVFARGNVIGGRFDTDKSLELIRKHGFSAALFAPGWVYECLEKADFFQNQDKFWSLLQRFLPTHSICSLPFVTSFCLGMGTRRVCYGQEQAVGPWYHPSAQETQPLFGEHKLPGDGGGWVKIHCCLADAWHGGSSLLVQGVIPPEVGNVAVRLFSLQVPVPPRIFLSLVYKLEGPSDVGVALELTTGDAGGCHIGSISVLNAETGFRQSLQPLQVPPTKLARWAGHCGQPLSGGWIQRCYEVSLRGCLLQDLFVNFSRPPGSPKEESFACRLGEIQVVDADSLLAPLHQVQDVTVSQVRWQQPAPVLEGRPVRLRLSCLLHWSYLLLQVRCFRVHCWEGTRSDSPSREPPGPEKPTFLGLAFANQYRVVDLVVEAAGPGQDGRVEFLVEPVPREGFLVPQAEWGRAALLYSSPR; from the exons ATGGAGGCTTCCACGGTGCTGACCCGGGCCACCGCGCGGCGGCTGCGGCAGGGACCCGCGGCCCCGGAGGCGATGGCGCGGAAGGAGCCGGATCGGTTGCCCAGGCGGCAGCGGCGGCCGGGGCGTAG AATCAAAGAAGACCAGGAAGCAGCAGCAGTCTTTCGAGAAGTGGTCAGTTTCACTCCGGATCCTTTGCCAG TTAGATATTATGACAAGGACACCACGGAACCCATCAGCTTTTACTTTTCTTCGCTGGAGGAACTCCTGGCCTGGACGCCCCACATGGAAGATGGCTTCAATGTGGCCCTGGAGCCCTTGGGGTGTCGTCAGCCCCCACTGAGCAGCCATAGGCCCCGGACCCTTCTGTGCCATGACATGATGGGCGGGTACCTGGACGACAG GTTTATTCAGGGCTCAGCGGTGCAGAATCCCTACTCCTTCTACCACTGGCAGTACATTGACATCTTTGTGTACTTCAGCCATCACACGGTCACCATCCCCCCCGTGGGCTGGACCAATGCTGCCCACAGGCACGGGGTCTGTGTGCTGG GGACTTTTATCACGGAGTGGAATGAGGGGGCCCGGCTCTGCGAAGCCTTCCTGGCGGGGGAGGAGCGCTCCTACCAGGCGGTGGCCGACCGGCTGGTCCAGATTGCTCAGTTTTTTCATTTCGATGGCTGGCTGATCAACATAGAAAACTCTCTGAGT CTGGCCGCTGTGAGGAACACACCTCTTTTCCTGCGGTACCTGACCACTCAGCTGCACCGTCAGGTCCCAGGGGGCCTGGTGCTCTGGTACGACAGTGTGCTGCAAAGTGGGAGCCTCAAATGGCAGGATGAGCTCAATGAGCACAACAG GGTCTTCTTTGATTCTTGTGACGGCTTTTTCACCAACTACAACTGGCGGGAAGAACACCTGGAGCGGATGCTGGGCCAGGCGGGGGAGCGCCTGGCCGACGTGTACGTGGGTGTGGATGTGTTTGCCCGCGGGAATGTGATTGGAGGCCGATTTGACACGGACAAG TCACTGGAGCTGATCCGAAAGCATGGCTTCTCCGCAGCGCTGTTTGCCCCTGGCTGGGTGTATGAGTGTCTGGAGAAGGCGGATTTCTTCCAGAACCAGGACAA GTTCTGGAGTTTGCTGCAACGCTTCCTGCCCACACATAGCATCTGCTCCCTGCCCTTCGTCACATCTTTCTGCCTGGGCATGGGGACACGGAGAGTCTGCTATGGCCAG GAGCAGGCCGTGGGGCCCTGGTACCACCCGAGTGCCCAGGAGACACAGCCCCTGTTTGGGGAACACAAGCTGCCCGGGGACGGCGGGGGCTGGGTGAAGATACACTGCTGCCTGGCGGATGCCTGGCACGGGGGCAGCTCCCTGCTGGTCCAGGGGGTGATCCCGCCTGAAGTTGGCAATGTGGCTGTGAG GTTGTTTTCCCTGCAGGTCCCCGTGCCACCCAGAATATTTCTGTCCTTGGTGTATAAGCTCGAAGGGCCCTCAGATGTCGGGGTTGCTTTGGAGCTCACTACAGGGGATGCTGGCGGCTGTCACATTGGCAGCATCTCAGTGCTGAATG CAGAGACAGGTTTCAGGCAGAGCCTCCAACCCCTCCAGGTACCCCCCACCAAGCTGGCCAGATGGGCAGGCCACTGTGGCCAGCCGCTCAGCGGGGGCTGGATCCAGCG CTGCTACGAGGTGAGCCTACGTGGGTGCCTCCTGCAGGACCTCTTTGTGAACTTCTCACGGCCTCCGGGAAGCCCGAAGGAGGAGAGCTTCGCATGCCGCCTTGGCGAGATCCAG GTGGTGGATGCTGACAGCCTGCTGGCCCCTCTGCACCAGGTGCAGGACGTCACTGTCTCCCAGGTCCGATGGCAGCAGCCCGCCCCTGTACTGGAGGGCCGACCGGTCCGGCTCAGGCTCAGCTGCCTGCTGCACTGGTCCTACCTCCTCCTCCAGGTGCGGTGCTTCCGAGTCCACTGCTGGGAGGGGACTAGAAGTGACTCTCCCAGCAGAGAGCCTCCAGGGCCAGAGAAGCCCACATTCCTGGGCCTGGCTTTTGCCAACCAGTACCGGGTGGTGGACTTGGTGGTGGAGGCTGCTGGACCTGGCCAGGATGGCCGTGTGGAGTTCCTGGTGGAGCCTGTCcccagggagggcttcctggtgCCTCAGGCGGAGTGGGGCAGGGCGGCCCTGCTCTATTCCTCCCCACGGTGA
- the Engase gene encoding cytosolic endo-beta-N-acetylglucosaminidase isoform X1, with protein MEASTVLTRATARRLRQGPAAPEAMARKEPDRLPRRQRRPGRRWARRVRRRGGGTWAQVPTDHQGCGIKEDQEAAAVFREVVSFTPDPLPVRYYDKDTTEPISFYFSSLEELLAWTPHMEDGFNVALEPLGCRQPPLSSHRPRTLLCHDMMGGYLDDRFIQGSAVQNPYSFYHWQYIDIFVYFSHHTVTIPPVGWTNAAHRHGVCVLGTFITEWNEGARLCEAFLAGEERSYQAVADRLVQIAQFFHFDGWLINIENSLSLAAVRNTPLFLRYLTTQLHRQVPGGLVLWYDSVLQSGSLKWQDELNEHNRVFFDSCDGFFTNYNWREEHLERMLGQAGERLADVYVGVDVFARGNVIGGRFDTDKSLELIRKHGFSAALFAPGWVYECLEKADFFQNQDKFWSLLQRFLPTHSICSLPFVTSFCLGMGTRRVCYGQEQAVGPWYHPSAQETQPLFGEHKLPGDGGGWVKIHCCLADAWHGGSSLLVQGVIPPEVGNVAVRLFSLQVPVPPRIFLSLVYKLEGPSDVGVALELTTGDAGGCHIGSISVLNAETGFRQSLQPLQVPPTKLARWAGHCGQPLSGGWIQRCYEVSLRGCLLQDLFVNFSRPPGSPKEESFACRLGEIQVVDADSLLAPLHQVQDVTVSQVRWQQPAPVLEGRPVRLRLSCLLHWSYLLLQVRCFRVHCWEGTRSDSPSREPPGPEKPTFLGLAFANQYRVVDLVVEAAGPGQDGRVEFLVEPVPREGFLVPQAEWGRAALLYSSPR; from the exons ATGGAGGCTTCCACGGTGCTGACCCGGGCCACCGCGCGGCGGCTGCGGCAGGGACCCGCGGCCCCGGAGGCGATGGCGCGGAAGGAGCCGGATCGGTTGCCCAGGCGGCAGCGGCGGCCGGGGCGTAGGTGGGCACGGCGGGTCCGGCGGAGGGGCGGCGGCACCTGGGCCCAGGTCCCCACGGACCACCAGGGCTGCGG AATCAAAGAAGACCAGGAAGCAGCAGCAGTCTTTCGAGAAGTGGTCAGTTTCACTCCGGATCCTTTGCCAG TTAGATATTATGACAAGGACACCACGGAACCCATCAGCTTTTACTTTTCTTCGCTGGAGGAACTCCTGGCCTGGACGCCCCACATGGAAGATGGCTTCAATGTGGCCCTGGAGCCCTTGGGGTGTCGTCAGCCCCCACTGAGCAGCCATAGGCCCCGGACCCTTCTGTGCCATGACATGATGGGCGGGTACCTGGACGACAG GTTTATTCAGGGCTCAGCGGTGCAGAATCCCTACTCCTTCTACCACTGGCAGTACATTGACATCTTTGTGTACTTCAGCCATCACACGGTCACCATCCCCCCCGTGGGCTGGACCAATGCTGCCCACAGGCACGGGGTCTGTGTGCTGG GGACTTTTATCACGGAGTGGAATGAGGGGGCCCGGCTCTGCGAAGCCTTCCTGGCGGGGGAGGAGCGCTCCTACCAGGCGGTGGCCGACCGGCTGGTCCAGATTGCTCAGTTTTTTCATTTCGATGGCTGGCTGATCAACATAGAAAACTCTCTGAGT CTGGCCGCTGTGAGGAACACACCTCTTTTCCTGCGGTACCTGACCACTCAGCTGCACCGTCAGGTCCCAGGGGGCCTGGTGCTCTGGTACGACAGTGTGCTGCAAAGTGGGAGCCTCAAATGGCAGGATGAGCTCAATGAGCACAACAG GGTCTTCTTTGATTCTTGTGACGGCTTTTTCACCAACTACAACTGGCGGGAAGAACACCTGGAGCGGATGCTGGGCCAGGCGGGGGAGCGCCTGGCCGACGTGTACGTGGGTGTGGATGTGTTTGCCCGCGGGAATGTGATTGGAGGCCGATTTGACACGGACAAG TCACTGGAGCTGATCCGAAAGCATGGCTTCTCCGCAGCGCTGTTTGCCCCTGGCTGGGTGTATGAGTGTCTGGAGAAGGCGGATTTCTTCCAGAACCAGGACAA GTTCTGGAGTTTGCTGCAACGCTTCCTGCCCACACATAGCATCTGCTCCCTGCCCTTCGTCACATCTTTCTGCCTGGGCATGGGGACACGGAGAGTCTGCTATGGCCAG GAGCAGGCCGTGGGGCCCTGGTACCACCCGAGTGCCCAGGAGACACAGCCCCTGTTTGGGGAACACAAGCTGCCCGGGGACGGCGGGGGCTGGGTGAAGATACACTGCTGCCTGGCGGATGCCTGGCACGGGGGCAGCTCCCTGCTGGTCCAGGGGGTGATCCCGCCTGAAGTTGGCAATGTGGCTGTGAG GTTGTTTTCCCTGCAGGTCCCCGTGCCACCCAGAATATTTCTGTCCTTGGTGTATAAGCTCGAAGGGCCCTCAGATGTCGGGGTTGCTTTGGAGCTCACTACAGGGGATGCTGGCGGCTGTCACATTGGCAGCATCTCAGTGCTGAATG CAGAGACAGGTTTCAGGCAGAGCCTCCAACCCCTCCAGGTACCCCCCACCAAGCTGGCCAGATGGGCAGGCCACTGTGGCCAGCCGCTCAGCGGGGGCTGGATCCAGCG CTGCTACGAGGTGAGCCTACGTGGGTGCCTCCTGCAGGACCTCTTTGTGAACTTCTCACGGCCTCCGGGAAGCCCGAAGGAGGAGAGCTTCGCATGCCGCCTTGGCGAGATCCAG GTGGTGGATGCTGACAGCCTGCTGGCCCCTCTGCACCAGGTGCAGGACGTCACTGTCTCCCAGGTCCGATGGCAGCAGCCCGCCCCTGTACTGGAGGGCCGACCGGTCCGGCTCAGGCTCAGCTGCCTGCTGCACTGGTCCTACCTCCTCCTCCAGGTGCGGTGCTTCCGAGTCCACTGCTGGGAGGGGACTAGAAGTGACTCTCCCAGCAGAGAGCCTCCAGGGCCAGAGAAGCCCACATTCCTGGGCCTGGCTTTTGCCAACCAGTACCGGGTGGTGGACTTGGTGGTGGAGGCTGCTGGACCTGGCCAGGATGGCCGTGTGGAGTTCCTGGTGGAGCCTGTCcccagggagggcttcctggtgCCTCAGGCGGAGTGGGGCAGGGCGGCCCTGCTCTATTCCTCCCCACGGTGA